The following proteins are encoded in a genomic region of Paenibacillus sp. FSL R7-0273:
- a CDS encoding putative phage tail protein, with the protein MSSTDRLKGYLPGYYAEIVEMNELLEAEGPEFDLLGSRVEELLHQAYPEYATWALDRFENELHIVVDAGKPIDQRRSVIISKMRGYGKVSGDMIKNVAQAYDGGTVAVAVVPAEYRIIITFVDTLGIPPNLDDLKQALEDLKPAHMALEYKYRYLLLREVQAMTLNQLQQRKLTDFAPFLDT; encoded by the coding sequence ATGAGCAGCACAGATCGATTAAAGGGTTATCTGCCGGGATACTATGCTGAAATCGTGGAGATGAACGAATTATTAGAGGCCGAGGGACCGGAATTTGATTTGCTTGGCAGCAGGGTTGAAGAACTGCTACATCAAGCCTATCCCGAATATGCTACCTGGGCACTCGATCGATTTGAAAATGAGCTGCATATTGTCGTAGACGCCGGAAAGCCCATAGACCAACGCCGGTCAGTTATCATCTCCAAGATGCGCGGTTATGGCAAGGTCTCCGGCGATATGATTAAAAATGTTGCTCAGGCTTATGATGGCGGGACTGTAGCGGTTGCCGTCGTCCCAGCAGAGTACAGGATCATTATTACGTTTGTAGATACCTTGGGCATTCCGCCAAACTTAGATGATTTGAAGCAAGCACTGGAAGACCTTAAGCCGGCACACATGGCATTGGAATACAAGTATCGGTATTTGTTGCTGCGGGAGGTGCAGGCAATGACCTTAAATCAACTGCAGCAGCGTAAGCTTACCGACTTCGCGCCGTTTTTGGATACATGA